From the genome of Vulpes lagopus strain Blue_001 chromosome 2, ASM1834538v1, whole genome shotgun sequence, one region includes:
- the SCAMP2 gene encoding secretory carrier-associated membrane protein 2 isoform X2, which yields MSSVDTNPFADPVDVNPFQDPSVTQLTNAPQGSLAEFNPFSETNAATTVPVTQLPGPSQPAVLQPSMEPTQPTPQLLLRQASKFLPTRFLTVSELSERQMLLGGDSILRDSYMRKLPKAVASAAQASLLRQQEELDRKAAELERKERELQSTVASLHVRENNWPPLPFWCPVKPCFYQDFSIEIPADYQRICKMLYYLWMLHSVTLFLNLLACLAWFLVDSSKGVDFGLSILWLIMFTPCAFLCWYRPIYKAFRSDNSFSFFVFFFIFFCQIVIYIIQLVGIPGLGDSGWIAALSTLKQDHLAVSIIMMVVAGFFTLCAVLSLFLLKRVHSLYRRTGASFQQAQEEFSQGIFSNRTFRSAASSAARGAFQGN from the exons ATGTCGTCCGTCGACACCAACCCCTTCGCAGACCCGGTGGACGTAAACCCCTTTCAG GATCCCTCTGTGACCCAACTGACCAATGCCCCGCAAGGCAGCCTGGCTGAGTTCAACCCCTTCTCAGAG ACAAATGCAGCGACAACAGTTCCTGTCACGCAGCTCCCTGGGCCCTCGCAGCCAGCGGTTCTCCAGCCTTCCATGGAACCAACCCAGCCCACCCCCCAG CTCCTGCTTAGACAGGCCAGCAAGTTCCTGCCTACCAGATTCCTGACAGTGAGTGAGCTCTCAGAGAGGCAGATGCTACTAGGAGGAGATAGTATTCTCAGAGACAGCTACATGCGAAAGCTTCCGAAG GCCGTGGCCTCCGCAGCCCAGGCAAGCCTGCTCCGGCAGCAGGAAGAGCTGGACAGGAAGGCAGCTGAGCTAGAGCGCAAGGAGCGGGAGCTGCAGAGCACGGTGGCCAGCTTACATG tgagagagaacaaCTGGCCGCCCCTGCCCTTCTGGTGCCCTGTCAAGCCCTGCTTCTATCAGGATTTCTCCATCGAGATCCCTGCTGACTACCAGCGGATATGCAAGATGCTCTACTATCTCTGGATGT TGCATTCGGTGACTCTCTTTCTGAACCTGCTTGCCTGCCTGGCCTGGTTCTTAGTCGACAGCTCCAAGGGAGTGGACTTTGGCCTTTCGATCCTGTGGTTGATCATGTTCACCCCCTGTGCCTTCCTTTGTTGGTACCGACCCATCTATAAGGCCTTCAG GTCCGACAACTCTTTCAGCTTCTTCGTgttcttcttcatatttttttgtcAAATAGTGATCTATATCATCCAGTTGGTTGGCATCCCTGGCCTGGGGGACAG TGGTTGGATTGCAGCCCTGTCTACACTGAAGCAAGACCACTTGGCTGTGTCAATCATCATGATGGTGGTGGCTGGCTTCTTCACCCTGTGTGCCGTGCTCTCACTCTTCCTTCTGAAGCGG GTGCATTCCCTGTACCGCCGGACGGGGGCCAGCTTCCAGCAGGCCCAGGAGGAGTTTTCCCAGGGCATCTTCAGCAACAGGACCTTCCGCAGCGCTGCCTCCTCTGCTGCCCGGGGAGCCTTCCAAGGGAACTAG
- the SCAMP2 gene encoding secretory carrier-associated membrane protein 2 isoform X1, whose amino-acid sequence MSSVDTNPFADPVDVNPFQDPSVTQLTNAPQGSLAEFNPFSETNAATTVPVTQLPGPSQPAVLQPSMEPTQPTPQAVASAAQASLLRQQEELDRKAAELERKERELQSTVASLHVRENNWPPLPFWCPVKPCFYQDFSIEIPADYQRICKMLYYLWMLHSVTLFLNLLACLAWFLVDSSKGVDFGLSILWLIMFTPCAFLCWYRPIYKAFRSDNSFSFFVFFFIFFCQIVIYIIQLVGIPGLGDSGWIAALSTLKQDHLAVSIIMMVVAGFFTLCAVLSLFLLKRVHSLYRRTGASFQQAQEEFSQGIFSNRTFRSAASSAARGAFQGN is encoded by the exons ATGTCGTCCGTCGACACCAACCCCTTCGCAGACCCGGTGGACGTAAACCCCTTTCAG GATCCCTCTGTGACCCAACTGACCAATGCCCCGCAAGGCAGCCTGGCTGAGTTCAACCCCTTCTCAGAG ACAAATGCAGCGACAACAGTTCCTGTCACGCAGCTCCCTGGGCCCTCGCAGCCAGCGGTTCTCCAGCCTTCCATGGAACCAACCCAGCCCACCCCCCAG GCCGTGGCCTCCGCAGCCCAGGCAAGCCTGCTCCGGCAGCAGGAAGAGCTGGACAGGAAGGCAGCTGAGCTAGAGCGCAAGGAGCGGGAGCTGCAGAGCACGGTGGCCAGCTTACATG tgagagagaacaaCTGGCCGCCCCTGCCCTTCTGGTGCCCTGTCAAGCCCTGCTTCTATCAGGATTTCTCCATCGAGATCCCTGCTGACTACCAGCGGATATGCAAGATGCTCTACTATCTCTGGATGT TGCATTCGGTGACTCTCTTTCTGAACCTGCTTGCCTGCCTGGCCTGGTTCTTAGTCGACAGCTCCAAGGGAGTGGACTTTGGCCTTTCGATCCTGTGGTTGATCATGTTCACCCCCTGTGCCTTCCTTTGTTGGTACCGACCCATCTATAAGGCCTTCAG GTCCGACAACTCTTTCAGCTTCTTCGTgttcttcttcatatttttttgtcAAATAGTGATCTATATCATCCAGTTGGTTGGCATCCCTGGCCTGGGGGACAG TGGTTGGATTGCAGCCCTGTCTACACTGAAGCAAGACCACTTGGCTGTGTCAATCATCATGATGGTGGTGGCTGGCTTCTTCACCCTGTGTGCCGTGCTCTCACTCTTCCTTCTGAAGCGG GTGCATTCCCTGTACCGCCGGACGGGGGCCAGCTTCCAGCAGGCCCAGGAGGAGTTTTCCCAGGGCATCTTCAGCAACAGGACCTTCCGCAGCGCTGCCTCCTCTGCTGCCCGGGGAGCCTTCCAAGGGAACTAG